One region of Vigna angularis cultivar LongXiaoDou No.4 chromosome 10, ASM1680809v1, whole genome shotgun sequence genomic DNA includes:
- the LOC108335248 gene encoding uncharacterized protein LOC108335248, which produces MDFSCTAKDQKKGVDHSILLCCKFFVSESRSTATLDVIERAARSNPETVIVNKFLDGAYNRARYTLVSYVLHDCNGSVVYSPLHQTVIAMAEAAFNAINLEFHDGAHPRLGVVDDIVFHPLAGASLHEAAWLAKRVSADIGNRFNVPVFLYAAAHPTGKELDTIRRELGYYRPNFQGSQWAGLAMADTVPLSPDEGPNVVSRAKGITMIGARPWVALYNVPILCTDVSAARRIARKVSGRGGGLPTVQTLGLVHGEDSTEIACMLLEPNQIGADRVQHRVETLAAQEGLDVEKGYFTDFSPEMILDKYIKLITANRS; this is translated from the exons ATGGATTTCAGTTGTACTGCCAAG GATCAAAAGAAAGGCGTAGACCACTCCATCCTACTATGCTGCAAGTTCTTCGTCTCCGAGTCCCGCAGCACGGCCACTCTGGACGTAATAGAACGCGCTGCGAGGTCAAATCCGGAAACAGTGATTGTGAACAAGTTTCTCGATGGAGCATACAACAGAGCGAGGTACACTCTTGTGTCGTATGTTCTGCACGACTGCAACGGAAGTGTTGTGTACAGTCCCTTGCACCAAACCGTCATAGCCATGGCTGAGGCTGCCTTCAACGCCATCAACCTCGAATTCCACGACGGCGCTCATCCTCGTTTAGGCGTAGTGGATGACATCGTTTTTCACCCTCTCGCAGGTGCATCACTACATGAGGCAGCATGGCTCGCCAAAAGAGTTTCAGCAGATATAGGCAACCGATTCAATG TGCCAGTGTTTCTGTACGCCGCAGCTCACCCAACAGGGAAGGAACTGGACACTATAAGGCGAGAGCTGGGCTACTACAGACCCAATTTCCAAGGTAGCCAATGGGCTGGATTGGCTATGGCTGACACCGTCCCGCTGAGCCCTGACGAGGGACCCAACGTGGTTTCACGGGCCAAAGGCATCACGATGATCGGTGCACGCCCTTGGGTTGCACTCTACAACGTGCCGATCCTGTGCACTGACGTGTCAGCAGCAAGAAGAATCGCACGGAAGGTGAGTGGTCGCGGTGGTGGGCTTCCAACAGTGCAAACGCTTGGGCTTGTACACGGCGAGGACTCCACTGAGATAGCCTGCATGCTGCTCGAACCCAACCAGATTGGCGCAGACAGGGTGCAGCACCGGGTGGAGACGCTGGCAGCACAAGAAGGACTTGATGTGGAAAAGGGTTACTTCACTGACTTTTCTCCCGAAATGATTCTGgataaatacattaaattaatcACTGCTAACAGATCCTGA